The following nucleotide sequence is from bacterium HR11.
GAGGTCAAAGCCATCACGTACTACCGCCTCCGGGTGTGGCAAGACGCCGACGGCCGCTGGTGGGCGACTTACGTCGTGGACGTCTGAGCCGCCTTCTCCTGGGCATGGTGCTTGATGGTGACCCCGGCGACCATGTAGACGACGTCCTCGGCGATGTTGGTCGAGAGGTCGGCGACCCGCTCGAGGTCCCGGCTGATCAGGATCAGCCGCAGGGCCTGGTCGATGACGGCCGGGTTCTGCATCATGTAGGTCAACAGCTCCCGGATGACCTGGTCCCGGAGGTGGTCGACCAGGTCATCCATCCGGCAGACCCGGCGGGCCTGGTCCTCCTTGCCGTAGATGAAGGCGTCCAGGGCCAGGTCCAGCATCTGGCAGGCCAGCTCCTGCATCCGGGGGATGTCGACCAGGGGCTTGACGGGCGGCTGGCTCAGCAGGGCCCGGGCGTGGCCGACGATGTTGACGGCGTGGTCGCCGATCCGCTCCAGGTCGTTGTTGATCTTCAGGACCATCAGGATCGTCCGCAGGTCCCGGGCCTCGGGCTGGTGCAGGGCCAGAACCGTGGCGCACCGCTCGTCGATCTCGATCTCCAGCCGATTGACCGTCTCTTCCGTCTGGAGGACCCAGTCCAGCCGCCGGGGGTCCCCCCGGCGCAGGCCCTCGACGCTGGCCTCGACCATCTCCCGGACCAGCCGGGCCATGTACAGGAGCCGCTCCCGAAGCTCCCGCATGCGCTCTTCAAAGGCCCGATGGGACATGCCAGCCTCCTTTCCGATGAAGCCCTACGCCTATCTCAGACCTCTTGACCAAAACCCCTCCTAAGGTAGACCGCCCCACGCGGTTTTGCAAAGGCCACAGGCTTGAGAAAGGACGGGGTGCGGGATGAGATGGCGGGTCTCCGGATGAGGGGGACGATTTTTCAAGCATGGGCAGATGGGCAGATAGGCAGTGGGCAGGTCGGCAGTAGGTAGATGGGTAGGTAGGGGGCAAGCCTCTGACCTAAGGGAATGAGTCGGGAATCTGAACGCGAACTGTCCCTTGGACGTCCCCTTATGCGGAGACCGACGGTCTAGACGAGGTCCCCCTCTGGGAAGGTGCCATTACCGGCAGTCCCGGGCCGATGAGGCCGACGATCCTTTCGGGCAACCGTTCCGTGACTCATCGTCATCTATTTCACCCGACCGGGTTCCATAGATGACCGGCCACTTCCCGCTTCACCGACCGGGTGCTCGTAGACCGGGGTCGGCCCCGTTCCGCCGCAGAGCCGGTCTCCACAGGCGTCACTTCCCGGGGAACTCCCGGTAGGGCCGTTTCGGGGCGGCCCGCCCAAAGGAACCGGCTTGGTTATCGCCGGCCATTCACGATGAGTATACCGGATTTCCCGACGAAGGCCAGTGACAGGAGTCGAGGAGAAACCAATGACGATAAAACGGACAACAGTCGACAACCCTTATAGGTTGCTCCTACCTACCCAACTGGCTGACCAGCCCATTGCCCACTGCCCATCTGCCTCAATTACGAAATCTTCCGAAAACGCTCGAGCAGGGCCTCCGCATGGGCCCGGACGGTCGGCGCCACGGCCTGACCGCCCAGCATCCGGATGATTTCCTGGACCCGCTCGGCCGGCGTCAGGGCCCGCAGGGTCAGGACGGTCTCACCCGCCCGGGTCTCCTTCAGGACCTGCCAGTGGTCGTCGGCCATGGCGGCCAACTGGGGCCAGTGCGTGACCGTGATGACCTGGTCAAAGGCGGCCAAGGCCCGCAACATCTGGCCGACGGCCTCGAGGGCCTCCCCGCCGACGCCCATGTCGACCTCGTCGAACACGACCGTCCGGGGCCAGGCCGTCCGGCCGACGACAGTCTTCAAGGCCAAGACGGCCCGGGCCAGTTCCCCGCCCGAGGCGACCTGCACGAGGGGAAGCAGGGGAAGCCCGCCATGAGACCGGAACTGGAAGACGACCCGGTCGGCGCCCGATTCATGGACTGCTACGTCCGGCGACCACGTCTCGGGGAGGGGGGCCTCGGTGACCTCGACCCGGATCTCGGCGTCCGGCAGGGCCAGCCGACGGACCTGCTCGGTCGCCACTTCCGAAAGCCGCTGGGCCGCCCGCACGCGAGCGTGGTGGAGCTCGACGGCCGCTTCCCGATACGCCCGGTAGAGCCGTTCGACCTCGGCCCGGAGTTCGTCCTTCTGGGAGAGTTGCCGCTCGAGCTGTTCGATCTCCTGGGCCAGTCGGTCCCGATATGCCAGGAGGCCTGCATAGTCCATCCGATACTTCCGCTTCAGGTGCTCCAGGAAGCCGAGCCGACTTTCGACCCGTTGCCACTCGGCCGGGTCCCACTGGGCTCGGTCCCGGAGCCGCACGAGGTCGAACACGAGGGCCTGGGCCGTCGCCCGCCACTCGTCCAGCACGGGCCCATAACTGGCCAGCTCCGGCGCCCACCGGGCCAGGTCCTCGAGGGTCTTCTGCCAGTGACGAACCCGCTGGATAAAGGGTGCGTCCCCCTCCTGAAGGTCCTGGACCAGCGCCTCGACGGCCTCCTGGATTTGAAGGGACCGGCTCAGAAGTTGGAATTGACGCTCCAGTTCTTCGTCTTCGCCCGGCTTTAAGTCGGCGGCCATGAGCTCCTGCCACTCCTGGCGCATCCCCGTCAGGCGCTGACGGATCGTCTCCGGCGCCTCGGCCGTCCGAAGGGTCCGGGCGTGCCGACGGATTTGCCGAGCCAGGCGGTGGACCGTCTTCAAGAGGTCGTCGTGCTGGCCGTAAGCGTCCAGCCAGGCCCGCTGGACGTCGCCCGAGAGCATGCGGGCGATGCCCCACTGGTCGCAGATGTCCAAAAACAGCCGCATGACCGCCTGCAGGTTCTTGAGGGTCGAGCGGCGTCCCTGAAGCCACACCTGCTGACGACCGTCGGTGTAAATCCGGCGCCGGACGACCAGGGTGGCGTCGTCCCCTTCTTCGGTGAGACCAAGGCCCTCGAGGACCCGCCGGAGCTGGGGATGGCGGGGGACCTCCCAGACGGCCTCGACTTCGGTCCAAGGCGACTTGGGCGAAAACCACCGGGCCTGGGCCCGTTCGCCGGCGATGCACTGGAGGGCCTCGATGAGGAGGGACTTGCCGGCGCCCGTCTCGCCCGTCAGGACCGTCCAGGCCGGATGGAGGTTCCATTCGGCATATTCAAAGGGCCCGAAGTGACGGATGCGGACTTCCTTCAGCATGGCGGGCACCTCCCCGCGTGAGCACCCCTATTTTATTCGCCAAACTTTCTCCCGTCAAGGTCAGTTGCCTCGGTACCGGGAGGAGACCAAAATAATAAGACCCTGCCAGTCCGACAGGGGGCCGAGTCGGGACTCGCCGGGGTGCAATTCCTGCGTTTCGAAGGAGCGGCATTCGATGTATGCCATCGTGGAGCACGGCGGCAAGCAATACATCATGCGACCCGGCCGTTTGGTCCGCTTGGAGAAGATCGACCAAGCGCCCGGCGCGGTCGTGGAGTTCACGAACGTCTACCTGGTCCGCACCGAGGACGGCACGGTGGTCGCCGCCGGTCGGCCCTTGGACTATGTCGTGAAGGCGACCGTCCGACGGCATGAGCGGGCCAAGAAGGTCATCGTGTTCAAGAAGCGCCGCAAGGAACAGTACAAGAAGAAGCAGGGTCACCGGCAGTGGATGACCGTCGTCTACGTGGAGGCCATCCAGCCCCGGGACGCCGGATGAGGCCTCGGGTCCCAGGCCCCGGGGGAGAAGGATTCGGCCCTCAGACCGGGCCGGTCGACCGGGCGGCCCCGTCCCGAGACGCCGGCGGCCGGGAGGCCGCGGCTCGCGACCTTTTCTCCCGGCACCCGATACCCAACTTATTACGGTTATACGGAGGCATCGATGGCCCATAAGAAGGGGCAAGGCAGTTCCCGCAACGGCCGAGACAGCAATCCCAAGTATCTGGGGGTGAAGCGCTTTGACGGCCAGTTCGTCCGGGCCGGCGCCGTCCTGGTCCGGCAACGGGGGACGCCGATCAAGCCGGGCCGGAATGTCGGCGTGGGTCGGGACTGGACCCTGTTTGCCAAGGTCGACGGGATCGTCCGGTTCGAGGCGAAGGGCCGGATGGGCCGTTTCGTCCACGTCCTGCCCGTCGATACGGGTGCGGCGTGACGGCGTAGCGGCGTCCCGACGTGGCCTATGTTTATCGACGTCGTCGAAATCGTCGTTAAGGCCGGCGACGGAGGGAATGGCTGTGTATCGTTCCGGCGGGAGAAGTATGTCCCCCGGGGAGGGCCCGACGGGGGCGACGGGGGACGGGGCGGCCACGTCTTTCTGGTCGCCGACCCGCACCTGAACACGCTGTATCCCTTCACGTTTCAACGTCGCTTCGAAGCCCCGCGGGGTCAGCACGGCCGGGGCAAAAACCGGACGGGTCGCGACGGGTCGGACCTCTACGTGCGGGTCCCCGTCGGGACGGTCGTTTACGACGAGGCCGGCCGGGTCCTGGCCGACCTGGTCGAGCCGGGCCAGACGGCCCTCGTGGCCCGGGGTGGTCGGGGCGGTCGCGGGAACGCCCGCTTTGCGACGCCGACCCGGCAGGCGCCTTACATCGCCGAGCCGGGCGAACCCGGCGAACAACGGCGCCTCCACCTGGAGCTCAAGCTGTTGGCCGACGTCGGTCTGGTCGGCTTGCCCAACGCCGGGAAGTCGACCCTGATCGCGGCTGTCTCATCGGCCAAGCCGAAAATCGCCCCCTACCCCTTTACGACGACCGTCCCCCACCTGGGCGTCGTGTTCTGGAAGCATTACCGGCGCTTTGTCATGGCCGACATCCCGGGCATCATCGAGGGGGCCGCCCAGGGCCGGGGTCTGGGCCTTCAGTTCCTGCGGCATATCGAGCGGACCCGGCTCCTCCTCCTCTTGGTCGACTGTTCGGAGTTGGCCCCCGACCCGGTCCAGGCCTACCAGACTCTTCTCCGAGAGATGAGGGCTTATGCCCCAGCCCTGCTGGAACGGCCCCGGGCCGTCGTAGCGACCAAGCAAGACATCGCCGTCCCCGACCGGGTCGAGCGCTTGGCGATAGCCGCCGCTCAGGACCAGACGCCGTTCTTCGCCATCTCGGCCCGGACGGGGGCAGGCCTGGAGTCCTTGATGGACTGGGTCGCCGAGACCTTGCACCGGACGGCCGAGACGGCCATCGTCGAAATGGGGCATAGAGCATAGCGCATAGGGCAAGGGGCAGAGGGTATAGGAACCCAGGCTCCTTGCCCTGTGCCCTTTATTACCAGGACCGGAGGCACGGCGAGACGGTGAGCGATTGGGTCCTCTTCGGCGGTCGTTTTGACCCGGTGCATCGGGGTCACCTGGCCGTGGCCGACTGGTGGTATCGGCACCGGCCTTCGCTTCAAAAG
It contains:
- the phoU_2 gene encoding Phosphate-specific transport system accessory protein PhoU, which encodes MSHRAFEERMRELRERLLYMARLVREMVEASVEGLRRGDPRRLDWVLQTEETVNRLEIEIDERCATVLALHQPEARDLRTILMVLKINNDLERIGDHAVNIVGHARALLSQPPVKPLVDIPRMQELACQMLDLALDAFIYGKEDQARRVCRMDDLVDHLRDQVIRELLTYMMQNPAVIDQALRLILISRDLERVADLSTNIAEDVVYMVAGVTIKHHAQEKAAQTSTT
- the recN gene encoding DNA repair protein RecN; this encodes MLKEVRIRHFGPFEYAEWNLHPAWTVLTGETGAGKSLLIEALQCIAGERAQARWFSPKSPWTEVEAVWEVPRHPQLRRVLEGLGLTEEGDDATLVVRRRIYTDGRQQVWLQGRRSTLKNLQAVMRLFLDICDQWGIARMLSGDVQRAWLDAYGQHDDLLKTVHRLARQIRRHARTLRTAEAPETIRQRLTGMRQEWQELMAADLKPGEDEELERQFQLLSRSLQIQEAVEALVQDLQEGDAPFIQRVRHWQKTLEDLARWAPELASYGPVLDEWRATAQALVFDLVRLRDRAQWDPAEWQRVESRLGFLEHLKRKYRMDYAGLLAYRDRLAQEIEQLERQLSQKDELRAEVERLYRAYREAAVELHHARVRAAQRLSEVATEQVRRLALPDAEIRVEVTEAPLPETWSPDVAVHESGADRVVFQFRSHGGLPLLPLVQVASGGELARAVLALKTVVGRTAWPRTVVFDEVDMGVGGEALEAVGQMLRALAAFDQVITVTHWPQLAAMADDHWQVLKETRAGETVLTLRALTPAERVQEIIRMLGGQAVAPTVRAHAEALLERFRKIS
- the rplU gene encoding 50S ribosomal protein L21; the encoded protein is MYAIVEHGGKQYIMRPGRLVRLEKIDQAPGAVVEFTNVYLVRTEDGTVVAAGRPLDYVVKATVRRHERAKKVIVFKKRRKEQYKKKQGHRQWMTVVYVEAIQPRDAG
- the rpmA gene encoding 50S ribosomal protein L27, whose amino-acid sequence is MAHKKGQGSSRNGRDSNPKYLGVKRFDGQFVRAGAVLVRQRGTPIKPGRNVGVGRDWTLFAKVDGIVRFEAKGRMGRFVHVLPVDTGAA
- the obg gene encoding GTPase Obg gives rise to the protein MFIDVVEIVVKAGDGGNGCVSFRREKYVPRGGPDGGDGGRGGHVFLVADPHLNTLYPFTFQRRFEAPRGQHGRGKNRTGRDGSDLYVRVPVGTVVYDEAGRVLADLVEPGQTALVARGGRGGRGNARFATPTRQAPYIAEPGEPGEQRRLHLELKLLADVGLVGLPNAGKSTLIAAVSSAKPKIAPYPFTTTVPHLGVVFWKHYRRFVMADIPGIIEGAAQGRGLGLQFLRHIERTRLLLLLVDCSELAPDPVQAYQTLLREMRAYAPALLERPRAVVATKQDIAVPDRVERLAIAAAQDQTPFFAISARTGAGLESLMDWVAETLHRTAETAIVEMGHRA